One Maniola jurtina chromosome 24, ilManJurt1.1, whole genome shotgun sequence DNA window includes the following coding sequences:
- the LOC123877549 gene encoding uncharacterized protein LOC123877549 yields MAKIPLVLLICQILSLPILSNGNDDNPLLELASSFLQNMGEGGNDKMEGLAAIGNMVGTLMQGDNAKNLGSMLGQDGGNAGDVLSGLGSLLGGQDGKINPALVGSMVSMFASQMGSNGDKPQREKRQTKENNMENILSMVSGLGGLLGGQDGKIDPSLVGSVVSMFAQQMTSNGEQNQRQKRQADNQESNDINMDSLLSMASGFLGNKNVAGMMPMIMNTLNSFSDEEADKRADEHKDHASFLPPFLEKAHLYWDVFINSELGKTIWEKSGFKKATKSFMGPDGKLSFELMFKSFENQSFRRHWIKAVAKYLTDMVVHIAKPEVYQRYLSSIQYIMNSFLDSQGLPKTTHFNVNNPEKSISTLINYVLKKYLDMDTDVSEYVKPAMDYTKQILKMAQSASQKFANRADYHAVADRLTDTLNLEVIEPVLRVYRAYKHSIKAPHCQEHLMCVVNRHHDQDKHGLPGFKAGLTKLSSLIASAALSFQNGKGFWDLYNAIQNDVNCDAKYPADCAAFHEHEMKVTTEVYHSEL; encoded by the exons ATGGCGAAAATACCCTTAGTTCTACTTATTTGTCAAATCCTAAGTCTCCCGATACTAAGTAACGGGAATGACGATAACCCTTTATTGGAGCTTGCGTCGTCATTCCTGCAGAACATGGGAGAAGGTGGGAATGACAAAATGGAAGGGCTTGCCGCGATAGGCAATATGGTTGGGACGCTGATGCAAGGGGACAATGCTAAGAACCTGGGATCGATGCTGGGACAGGATGGTGGGAATGCCGGCGACGTTTTGTCTG GTCTGGGTAGTTTACTAGGAGGTCAAGATGGTAAAATCAATCCAGCCCTGGTTGGCTCGATGGTATCCATGTTCGCTAGCCAGATGGGTTCAAACGGTGACAAGCCTCAACGCGAGAAACGGCAAACCAAAGAAAACAACATGGAGAATATACTGAGCATGGTGTCAG GTCTGGGTGGCTTATTAGGTGGCCAAGATGGAAAAATCGACCCATCTCTCGTGGGATCAGTAGTATCAATGTTCGCTCAACAGATGACGTCAAATGGCGAGCAAAACCAGCGTCAGAAAAGACAAGCAGACAACCAAGAATCCAATGACATAAACATGGACAGTCTATTGAGCATGGCTTCAGGGTTTCTAGGGAATAAGAACGTTGCAGGAATGATGCCAATGATCATGAACACTCTAAACTCGTTCTCTGACGAAGAGGCTGACAAGAGAGCAGATGAGCATAAGGACCACGCGTCATTCCTACCCCCATTCCTGGAGAAGGCCCACTTATACTGGGATGTATTTATCAATTCGGAGTTAGGGAAAACTATTTGGGAGAAATCAGGGTTTAAGAAAGCCACGAAATCTTTTATGGGACCTGATGGGAAACTCAGTTTCGAGTTGATGTTCAAGAGTTTTGAGAATCAGTCGTTTAGGAGACACTGGATTAAAGCGGTTGCGAAGTATTTGACCGATATGGTGGTACATATTGCTAAACCAGAAGTGTATCAGAG ATACCTATCCTCAATCCAGTACATAATGAACAGTTTCTTGGACTCTCAAGGCCTGCCCAAGACGACGCACTTCAACGTGAATAATCCAGAAAAATCCATCTCCACATTGATCAACTATGTGCTGAAGAAGTACCTCGATATGGACACGGATGTCTCGGAGTATGTTAAACCAGCCATGGACTACACAAag CAAATCCTAAAAATGGCGCAGTCCGCCTCCCAGAAGTTCGCCAACCGAGCTGATTATCACGCGGTCGCTGACAGACTGACCGACACCCTCAACCTGGAAGTCATCGAACCCGTCCTCCGAGTCTACAGGGCTTACAAGCACTCCATAAAAGCTCCACACTGCCAGGAACATCTCATGTGCGTCGTGAACAGGCACCATGACCAGGATAAACATG GTCTCCCAGGCTTCAAAGCTGGCCTAACTAAGCTCAGCAGCCTGATCGCATCGGCGGCATTAAGCTTCCAAAACGGCAAAGGGTTCTGGGATCTCTACAATGCGATACAGAACGATGTCAACTGTGAT GCCAAATATCCCGCGGACTGCGCGGCTTTCCACGAGCACGAAATGAAAGTTACTACGGAAGTGTACCATAGCGAgctataa
- the LOC123877574 gene encoding ADP-ribosylation factor-like protein 3 produces the protein MMGLLNILKKLRSNPDKELRLLLLGLDNAGKTTLLKQLASEDVSHVTPTAGFNIKSVLSNGFKLNVWDIGGQRKIRPYWRNYFENTDILIYVVDCSDHQRLEETSLELAELLQDDKLRGVPVLVYANKQDLATALPASEVATLLGLHLIRDRTWQIQACVATDGTGVKEGMEWVCKNIPVKK, from the exons ATGATG GGTCTACTCAACATCCTAAAGAAACTTCGTTCCAATCCCGACAAAGAGCTTCGTCTTCTACTACTTGGGTTGGACAATGCTGGAAAAACAACTCTTCTAAAGCAACTGGCGTCGGAAGATGTCTCACACGTCACCCCTACTGCTGGTTTCAATATAAAATCCGTTCTTTCCAACGGTTTCAAATTAAACGTATGGGATATCGGCGGCCAGAGGAAAATTAGACCGTATTGGAGGAATTATTTTGAGAATACAGAtatttta ATCTATGTAGTCGACTGCTCCGACCACCAAAGGTTGGAGGAAACCAGCCTGGAACTTGCGGAGTTGCTGCAAGATGACAAGTTGCGCGGAGTGCCCGTATTGGTGTACGCAAATAAACAGGATTTAGCCACTG CGTTGCCAGCGAGTGAGGTGGCAACACTCCTCGGCCTGCATTTGATCAGGGATCGGACGTGGCAAATACAGGCGTGCGTCGCGACTGATGGAACCGGTGTGAAG GAAGGCATGGAATGGGTCTGCAAGAATATTCCGGTTAAAAAGTGA
- the LOC123877576 gene encoding H/ACA ribonucleoprotein complex subunit 2-like protein, giving the protein MGKVKQEPVEQEDNVNVIIKTELQSYDDKVEHCSVIAKPMAPKKLSKKIYKLIKKSSGHKNFIRNGLKIVQKQLRLGEKGMVFFAGDISPIEIMCHLPAVCEEKDVPYCYTPSRRDIGAAMGTMRGCIMVLVKEHDDYKDLYQEVRDEIKHLGHPL; this is encoded by the exons atggGAAAAGTAAAACAAGAACCAGTAGAGCAAGAAGACAACGTAAATGTTATCATCAAAACTGAACTGCAAAGTTACGATGACAAAGTTGAACATTGCAGTGTAATTGCGAAGCCGATGGCGCCTaaaaaattaagcaaaaaaatatataaactcaTCAAAAAGTCTAGTGGTCATAAGAATTTCATAAGGAATGGACTAAAAATTGTTCAAAAACAGCTAAGGTTGGGTGAAAAAGG aatggTTTTCTTTGCTGGCGACATTTCACCAATAGAAATCATGTGCCACCTACCAGCGGTTTGCGAAGAGAAGGATGTACCGTACTGCTACACTCCCAGCAGGAGAGACATAGGAGCGGCCATGGGGACAATGAGAGGATGTATAATGGTTCTAGTAAAAGAACACGACGACTACAAGGACTTGTATCAAGAAGTGAGAGATGAAATTAAGCACCTTGGACATCCActataa